One Hemitrygon akajei chromosome 11, sHemAka1.3, whole genome shotgun sequence DNA segment encodes these proteins:
- the mllt11 gene encoding protein AF1q — MFDLLSTQYDSFLFWRTPIPVVDLAEIEILVPNITKSNSGGQNAESRSLTPRDVSEDEEDTLAEYNSFNFWRAPIASFSGIDLELL, encoded by the coding sequence ATGTTCGACCTGCTCAGCACCCAGTACGATTCCTTCCTGTTCTGGAGGACCCCAATCCCCGTGGTCGACCTGGCCGAGATCGAGATTCTGGTGCCGAACATTACGAAATCCAACTCCGGAGGTCAGAATGCAGAGTCCAGATCCCTCACGCCTCGGGACGTGTCGGAAGACGAGGAAGATACTTTGGCTGAGTACAACTCCTTCAACTTCTGGAGAGCCCCCATCGCCAGCTTCAGTGGAATAGACCTGGAACTGCTTTAA